TCGTTATTCCTGTCGTTCTTGGCGTTGTGACACTGGTCTTTTTCTTGATTCATCTGATCCCTGGAGACCCGGTCGATATTATGCTTGGAGAGAATGCTTCGGCGGCAGATCGAGTCAGTCTGACCCACGCACTCCATCTCAATGAACCGTTGGGCATACAATATCTTCATTTCCTGGGCCGATTGTGTCATGGAGACCTCGGCATGTCTCTTCATTCGAAGAAGGCTGTGCTCCCCACGATATTGGGCCGTTACCCCAATACCCTGGAACTCGCCCTGTTTGCCATGGCCATCGCTATCTTGATCGCACTGCCTCTCGGAACGCTTTCGGCGCTGAAACAACATTCGATCGTCGATTCGTGCTCCCTGTTTTTTTCCCTCTTAGGAGTCTCACTCCCCAACTTCTGGCTTGGTCCATTGCTCATCCTGCTTTTCTCGGTTCAATTTGACCTGTTCCCGGTATCCGGAAAAGAAGGATTCATGGATTTTGTTCTTCCCGCAATTACGCTCGGCCTCGGCATGGCCGCGATCTTAACCCGGATGATCCGTTCATCTCTTCTGGAAGTCAAGAATCGCGAGTATATTCTCTGTTCACGGGCAAAAGGAATTCCCCAGATTCAAGTAGTCCTTAAACATACTTTGAGGAATGCCCTCATTCCGGTCGTAACCATTGTCGGGCTTCAATTTGGAGGACTCCTTGCGGGGTCGATCATT
The window above is part of the Nitrospirota bacterium genome. Proteins encoded here:
- a CDS encoding ABC transporter permease codes for the protein MSSYIIRRILLVIPVVLGVVTLVFFLIHLIPGDPVDIMLGENASAADRVSLTHALHLNEPLGIQYLHFLGRLCHGDLGMSLHSKKAVLPTILGRYPNTLELALFAMAIAILIALPLGTLSALKQHSIVDSCSLFFSLLGVSLPNFWLGPLLILLFSVQFDLFPVSGKEGFMDFVLPAITLGLGMAAILTRMIRSSLLEVKNREYILCSRAKGIPQIQVVLKHTLRNALIPVVTIVGLQFGGLLAGSIITETIFSWPGIGRLTVQAISARDYPLVQGCVLMISLTYVFINLGTDLLYAFIDPRIKYQK